The Corynebacterium mycetoides genome includes the window GACGAGCCCGTAGTCCGCGTAGTGGGGGTCCTTCTCCAGGACGATCTTGAGCGAGTCCAGCACCTCGGCGACCGCCTGGTGGAACTCCGGCTCGCCCGCGTTGCGCTTCAGCAGCTTGTCGTAGTAGCTGGCGACTTCCTGATCAATGGTGGTCATGCACATCCTCTTCCCAAATCGGCCGTGGAAGCCCCGGCAGGGTTCCGCACTGGCATATTTACCTAGTGTTCGGCAGTTTTTTACGAAACTCACCATACAGCCGTCCGCCCGCCATGCACCACTTTGCGCCCGTTCCGCTTTTGGTTGTGCCCGGTTCATCCCCCGCCCCGCTCCCGATAAAATGGGCCGCCAGCACGAAAAACCCCTGTTCCTCCCACCGCAATTAAGGTTGGCTATGACACGCATCACGTCCGGTTCCCCCGCCCCTTCCCCCACAGTCGTCATCGCGCCCGACGCCTTCAAGGGCACCGCGACCGCGCAGCAGGCGGCGCAGTGGCTTGGCGACGGCGTGCGCAGCGTGATCCACGACGCCAACGTCATCCTCGCCCCCATGGCGGACGGCGGCGAGGGGACGTCGAGCCTGTTCGCCGGCGAACGCATCACCCTGCCCACCACGGACGCGGCGGGGCGCCTGACCGAGGCCACCTACACCTTCGACGCGGAGACCGAGACCGCCTACATCGACGTCGCCGCGGCAACCGGTCTCCCGGCCGTCAAGGACCACCTCGTCCCCCTGACCGGCGACACCTACGGCACGGGCGTGCTCGTCGCGGACGCGGAGACCCGCGGCGCGCGCCGCATCGTTCTCGGCCTCGGCGGCTCCGCCACCATCGATGGCGGCACCGGCATCCTCGTCGCGCTCGGCGTCAACCCGCTTAATTCCCGCGGCCTCACCCTCGCCCCAGGTGGCGGCGCGCTGGTGGACCTCGCCGACTTCGACACCGCGAAGATGAACATTCCGGCGGCGTCGGTGGACTGGATCCTGCTTGCCGACGCCCTCGTGCCCGCCACCGGGCCCCGCGGCGCCGCCAGCATCTTCGGCCCGCAAAAGGGCGCGTCGGAGGCGGACGTGGACGCCCTCGACCGCTCGCTGGCCCGCCTGTGCGAGGTCACCGGGGTGGACGGCGCGCAGCCCGGTTACGGCGCGGCCGGCGGGATCGCCATCGGCCTGACGTGGGTGTCTACCCTGCTGCACGGCACCTCCGAGCACGTTACGGTTCTGCCCGGCGCGAAGGTCGTGGCCGAGGCCAACGACGT containing:
- a CDS encoding glycerate kinase; translated protein: MTRITSGSPAPSPTVVIAPDAFKGTATAQQAAQWLGDGVRSVIHDANVILAPMADGGEGTSSLFAGERITLPTTDAAGRLTEATYTFDAETETAYIDVAAATGLPAVKDHLVPLTGDTYGTGVLVADAETRGARRIVLGLGGSATIDGGTGILVALGVNPLNSRGLTLAPGGGALVDLADFDTAKMNIPAASVDWILLADALVPATGPRGAASIFGPQKGASEADVDALDRSLARLCEVTGVDGAQPGYGAAGGIAIGLTWVSTLLHGTSEHVTVLPGAKVVAEANDVPGKIAGASLVITGEGRFDSQTAEGKVVSTICDIAARAARDTDSSPVVAVVAGSFEAPVPSPDADHPVIAVTLEDIHDVQEQLTRAGAAAAADYLRISTTQG